Genomic DNA from Anguilla anguilla isolate fAngAng1 chromosome 17, fAngAng1.pri, whole genome shotgun sequence:
ttttttctccatttcccttTTTAGAATGGATGTACAATGCAAGGAATGTGCGCTTCAGGCTAACTGGAACACCACACTCCAAGTCTGGCAGAGCAGGCCTCCACTAACTGCCATTATTTTTAACAGGATCAATCGGCCATTAGCGAGTAGAGGGAAGGAAACAGGGAAATGGCTGCTTGTGCTGGACTTCAAAGGGCTTCGAATCAAAGCTTCTTTGCTCTCTCCGCTGAGAGTTGACTTTCATTCCTCTGATGAAATCCTTTGAAGGAAGGAGGCGCTTTGCTCTCTCATGGGTTCTTTCCCCAGTGCCAATGTGCCATTCTCATGGCCCAGCTCCCAGAGTTCACAGGGATGCATTTTGCACTCTGCCTCCCAAGAGGctgatgggagttgtagttccTGTGCAACTCGGTTGCATGGAATCAGGGTGCTGCCGCCCTGCATTTTCAGAGGAATGCTAAAAAGTCTGGCTTATCCTTTTTTGGTGGAGCTCACGCcttcatattaatattattactgGCGCTGTCAGCCGCATGCTGCATATGACAGAACAAACccacaaggaaaaaaatgaaatgattaccCATGAGGACGAACTTTGATACTGGCCTAATGccccgctctcccctccccGTGGGATATGCACTGCCCTAATGtccgccccccccgccacccttGGGATGGCAGAGAGGAAAAATGAGGCCAGGCTGTAATGTGGACGACAGAGGGGaaatgagggagagaggcatCGGATCTATCAGAGGCTAAGCAATCTGCCGGCTGTGTTCAGCCTAAAAGCTTGCGCAGTCACACCCGAGGGTAATTCATGACTGCCATTATGAGTGATTACACCAGGCTAAGGAAGCGTCCAggcctctcacctgtgtgtgtgtgtgtgtgtgtgtgtatacggagtgtgtgtgtgtgtgcgcgcatctGTGTGTTGGCTCTACATCAGCATAGCTCGCATCGCAGCCTTGCTTATCCTGTTTCGGTTCTTGCGCATTCTCCTCTTGGGTGGGGCCTTGCGGGCCGGGGTACGGGCCGTCACAGGGATGGGCGGCGGTCTTGTGGGGGGCGGCGGCCTTGTGGTGGTGGGGAGtggcgctgttactgggagaaagttttgaaaaaaacgTTGGAAAAATCAAATACTGACTTTGTCTTTGAtctcttgatttttttttcagtttttaacgATACTGTTTCTAATATCAAGGAAGATTACTAACTTCTATTACCCAAGATCATTAATAACTTGCAAGAGGTGGTCTGCAATCTCTAGCAGTCagaacccacatacacacatttcatATACGATAACTGTGATGCCATACAGACTCTTCCCTCGATCTGAACAACatataaatgacaaaacatcatgcattttaaaaatggggaAACGGGCACTGGAAGCCACTGCATTAGCTTCGGATAACACGCGCGATAACCGCTCTACTCCCAGACACGCAAACGGACGCGATAACACGCGTGATACTGTGCCTACCTGCCGTTTGTGTGGtggtgtgcgtctgtgtctgaTGATGCAGGCGCTGGTGCCGGTGGTCGTGGTGATGatgctgctgccgctgcagTATTTGTATTTGGCGATTCTCCTGGTCGAGTTTCTGCTGCAGTAAGAGAAGCgctcctttctcctcctccaggctcAGCTGCTCCTGTCGTAAGAGTCCCCTCTCCTCGCCTCTCTCCGCGGGGCGACCCCCGTGCCGGACTTGGGCAGTCTCATCAGCGCCCCCTGTGGGCGGTCGCGTCTCCGTTGGCGACTGCGACGCAGCGCTCGGCGTCTGCGTCTCCGGGTCCCAGGTATCCACGGCGACGGCGCGGTCCCTCGGCGGCCCGCGCCGCCCCCCCTGCGTGGCGTTCTCCGTCACGTTGAGCCAGGCCGGGCGCCTCCCGTCCGCCCACGACTCCTCGGTGGCGTTGCGCCCGTTCTCCCGCAGGCCCGACTGCCCCGCGCCCTGGGGGGGCCTCCTCAGGCCCAAACCCGTCAGCAgggcccgctcctcctcctcctcctcccactgccCCGTCAGGTTGAGCGCGCCCAGGGGGACCTGCAGGGGGGGGCGCCCGGTCTGCGCCTCCAGTGTGCGGGCGCGGCCGGGGAGCGTGTTGTCCCCCCGCGGGGTGAGCGCGCGCTCGGGGGGGTACCTGGGCTGCCGCTCGTCCAGGTGGAAGTTCTGGTTCCACTTGAGCTCGTCCCGCCGGTGCAGCTCCTCCTTGGACCGGGTCCTGCTCGGAGGGTCCTTGGGGCCCTGCCTGCGGGGGTGCAGCTTCTTCGGGGCGGTCCTGGCGCCCTTGGGAAGGGGGGCGCTCTGGCAGCGGCACTCCACGTGGTCCTGCACGGATATGACGGCCTTGTCGTAGTGCGGCCGCCTGCTGACGTACTGAATCTTCATCACCttggggagagaggcaggggagCAGACGCTTCTTTAATGGCTGCCCTGACAGAACCCTGTCCACCTCAGAGGTGCATGGAGCACCTGCCCatagctgctctgtgtgtgatggtgtgcacACCTGTACATCCCTGAGAATGCTGTGGGTGTCAAGGAGcaactgggatggcaggtatgccatcccgccaagttacgccttggcgggggcatgccccatacctatacagcaccgagagtttggcacttttcagggttccccacagaaataaccacaacagccacagacactcagcccttaaaaacatgaaattctgtacattctcaccccatttcaacagacagaattcataaacaacttcacatgtccacacaataaagccccaaactaaggggattttgcattttcttcttcttct
This window encodes:
- the pdgfbb gene encoding uncharacterized protein pdgfbb isoform X3, with product MLDRRNANFMLWPPCVEVQRCSGCCNARTLQCVPVITQTRYLQVMKIQYVSRRPHYDKAVISVQDHVECRCQSAPLPKGARTAPKKLHPRRQGPKDPPSRTRSKEELHRRDELKWNQNFHLDERQPRYPPERALTPRGDNTLPGRARTLEAQTGRPPLQVPLGALNLTGQWEEEEEERALLTGLGLRRPPQGAGQSGLRENGRNATEESWADGRRPAWLNVTENATQGGRRGPPRDRAVAVDTWDPETQTPSAASQSPTETRPPTGGADETAQVRHGGRPAERGEERGLLRQEQLSLEEEKGALLLLQQKLDQENRQIQILQRQQHHHHDHRHQRLHHQTQTHTTTQTAVTAPLPTTTRPPPPTRPPPIPVTARTPARKAPPKRRMRKNRNRISKAAMRAMLM
- the pdgfbb gene encoding uncharacterized protein pdgfbb isoform X2 encodes the protein MVRNSPITSIQDLQLLLLSDSVEEDPDSQPAVGLHSNNTFSRSPRSLEAEPAQQALCKVRTEVLEVTRTMLDRRNANFMLWPPCVEVQRCSGCCNARTLQCVPVITQTRYLQVMKIQYVSRRPHYDKAVISVQDHVECRCQSAPLPKGARTAPKKLHPRRQGPKDPPSRTRSKEELHRRDELKWNQNFHLDERQPRYPPERALTPRGDNTLPGRARTLEAQTGRPPLQVPLGALNLTGQWEEEEEERALLTGLGLRRPPQGAGQSGLRENGRNATEESWADGRRPAWLNVTENATQGGRRGPPRDRAVAVDTWDPETQTPSAASQSPTETRPPTGGADETAQVRHGGRPAERGEERGLLRQEQLSLEEEKGALLLLQQKLDQENRQIQILQRQQHHHHDHRHQRLHHQTQTHTTTQTAVTAPLPTTTRPPPPTRPPPIPVTARTPARKAPPKRRMRKNRNRISKAAMRAMLM
- the pdgfbb gene encoding uncharacterized protein pdgfbb isoform X1, producing MSSWVLQLVLLAACLRFGCFEGDPLPAALVEMVRNSPITSIQDLQLLLLSDSVEEDPDSQPAVGLHSNNTFSRSPRSLEAEPAQQALCKVRTEVLEVTRTMLDRRNANFMLWPPCVEVQRCSGCCNARTLQCVPVITQTRYLQVMKIQYVSRRPHYDKAVISVQDHVECRCQSAPLPKGARTAPKKLHPRRQGPKDPPSRTRSKEELHRRDELKWNQNFHLDERQPRYPPERALTPRGDNTLPGRARTLEAQTGRPPLQVPLGALNLTGQWEEEEEERALLTGLGLRRPPQGAGQSGLRENGRNATEESWADGRRPAWLNVTENATQGGRRGPPRDRAVAVDTWDPETQTPSAASQSPTETRPPTGGADETAQVRHGGRPAERGEERGLLRQEQLSLEEEKGALLLLQQKLDQENRQIQILQRQQHHHHDHRHQRLHHQTQTHTTTQTAVTAPLPTTTRPPPPTRPPPIPVTARTPARKAPPKRRMRKNRNRISKAAMRAMLM